The Oryzias latipes chromosome 16, ASM223467v1 genomic sequence ACCCACTTTTTTTCTACAATATAAAATTACGTAGCAATAACTAAGAGGAAAAGCACATTCAATCAGACGCTTTTGTTTGAGAATTGGACTCTTGCAAAAGTAAATAAGCCTTATCTCACAATACAAAGAGTGTAGCCGGAGCTCTGACAGGTTGCTAACAGGTAAACCCAGCAAGGTTTGTTTAAATGAATGGTGATTTCCTGATAGTTGGCCCTGTACCTTACCATCTTTCCTTTTCCAGCATTCTCACACACGTACGCATGTGCACAagaatgcacacacacacagcctgaAGGCAGGGCCACAAAAACAGCGAGTCAGACAAggttaaaaaatgattattcAATATGTGTGTCTGCATCGAAGGTGGGGTTGTTATCTAACATAGAGAGCAAAAATGTAACCACCGCTGAAAGCGAATGATAGAAACAAAAGGTCAAAAAACAGAACGATCTGCAGAAGGTATAACTCAGAGGCACGCAGAACAgcaccacagaaaaaaaggccACAGATGCCCATCTTTCCAGATACACTGGTCTGATGCTGGCCCCATCCTTCAAATTTACATGCAGTAAAATATCaagcaaatacaaaacaaaaacttgaaaaGGGAGATGTCTATTCTACAAAGTGCTAATCGCATGTATAAACAGGATACAAGTCACAGGTCTGTTTCACAGGGACACAGCTGACAACTCCCACTCCAACTATTGAGCTCTTCTAGTTTGATCTTCTGTCATTTCAATGATTCTCCGACAGAGCGGGAGCAGAGACATAGTGTTCAGATTTAGCTTGCATGTTTCACACAAACCTAAATGAGTTGCAAACATCCTTCATGAATCcactttttactttatatttttaaatagttaaatTTTCCATCcaattctttctttattttgtgcTCTGTTTTGTTCTCGGTGTGAAATTGTGAGTTTATTTCATCTACATATTATTTAGATTTCAGAACATGAAGGgttttacttcatttatttttatttttataccttATTACAATATCCTTATAATTAATTCAAACTGCTGACACACTCACTTCCTGTTAGTGTCATTTGTTTTACAAAGACAACAGGAAATTTTCTTTCCTGAGATGAATAAAGTGTTTCTTCTCTTAATTTACTACAGCTTTGAGTGAACAAATGGACCATTAAAAGACTTCCCTCTTACCAGTTAGGGAAAATAATGTCGGATTCACAAAGCTGACTCTTTGCTTGTCGTTGTCTCAGGCAGCGTACTACCACTATCAGTACGCTCAGTCAGTgagttgaaaatgttttcatactcatttttccttttatgtcTTTAATCAGTAGAACCACCTGTCCTACAACAAACCCATGAAGTGTGTATCAAGGATATCACACTTCATGGGGccgctgtggtgcagaggtagaggtAGTCATCAACCATTGGTTTTctaaccccccaaaaaaataacaaaagtattttaatgACATATAGGCTTTGAATTgaacaacataaaataaaacctctTCATTTCCAAAACATATTATGACATTTTGTTGTAGAAAGTAATTtctagaatttttttaatttttattttgtagataaAGATGGGAAGTTTCTGCTTGATGCAGACCTTTTAGAGAACTCAAGCACCATAagattgaaacaaacaaaaaaatgtttcaagttAAACAAAGCAATTCTTCCCGTCTGCCACAAGTTCAACCAGTTCAGCAGGTTGGGCAGAGTATTTAAAGGCTGATGAACCAAAGATTGACAAATATCAATTATTTGGCCAAACCAACTTGACTTCGTTCATGATCTGTAGTCCATAGGCTGACCTATTTACATGTATCCATTCGAGAAGAGTGACCTTTTTTGATGTTGGACCAAGCATACTACTGGTCATTCCCAACCCTCCCCACCAAAGTAAGAAAAAGGTAGAAAATGAACTAATTTAACCCCAACAATCCGCAGTAAACCCCAAACATTCTGTGAAGAAAATCCTCTTTAACTCAGTGCGCTGGACAAAAGACAAAATCTTCATCTGGAAAAGGAAATAGGAACAGGTTCTGAGCTTTTAAAGTGTCTCAGGTTGGGCTCACACAAGCTTGTCGTCCTGTAAAACCTAAATCGTGCTGAATTTCATAGATAACTGGCACACGTTAAGAAAatcattaaatttaaaaaacactgtaTAAGTTTAGGTGACCTGCCTAATTTGCAGAATTTCAGGTTTTATCCTTGTAATAGTCAACCTTTGGgtcaaaacacaataaaacctgCTACTTTAAGAGATTTGAAGGCCAAACTGATTATCAAACAGCTTCTACTTTGGACATACCTTATTTATCCTGagattaaacataaatgtaatttgGCACCTACCAGTTTTTAATACAATTTAGTGAACTTTGAAATGCATTCAACTACTGTCATGAAGCTCATAATTATAGAGTTGTGTGCTTTAGATTCATCTGTCTTTCAGACACCAAACCCAGTGGCTTTTTTTCTACCTGCTGACACAGTTCAGGAAGTGATTCATGTTACTGTCACTGTCAGTTTTGCCACAGGGAGGAAGTCAAAGTTTAGTTTTTAGATGGATGAGTAGCAATACTTGCAGGACCAGATTGTTTAGGTAAACTTATATGCAGaaacaaattgaaatgtatccgaattcatttatttgtaaaaaaaagtatgagttttgatccaaacacaaaaactcCAGCAGGTgttcaactttgttttttgtcctaaatgtttcttttttgaaccACTTTTATGTCATTCGCAGTCGGGGTCAACAGTTTACAGTCCCTTTTCATAGCCTCTCCAAACTCCTCCCAGACCTGGGTTTTTGTCTTTGTAACGTGCTGCATGCCACTCAGACTGCTGTTTCCTCTCAGCTGCCTCAGAAATCCTCCAAACCTGTCAGACTCGTTAGACTCCTTCGTCTCATATTTTTAGCAACTTCCACCCGATTTGTGGTTTGCTGTATTGGGACTACTGCAACCCAGATGTGCAGGGACGAGACCCTCTTGTTCATTGAGGTGAACCTAGACATATGATGAGCGAGCATGGCAACTTCAGAGTAGAAGAAAGTACAACCTCTCTGGAAGAGCTGGGTTTCAGAGCCCATCTAGCTCTAGCCAGTACTGCTCACCCACTCACATAAGATCCTTCCCATTCAGTAAGATCCCAATCTCTATGGATTAGATTTGAAGCACTGACACGCAGATAATACAGCACCAGCCCTTATTTTAGGGATCCTCAAATCAAGGGGTCAAGGgtcggtgtcctacatgttttccaaccaacctgccattgaagcttcttaatggctaaacacacctgatccaggtaatctgcagcaaataaggcagggtttctggaaaaaccagcaggacaccggccctcgaggcctggatttaggGACCCGTGCCTTATTTGGTCCTTCCTGCCAGTGGTGGGCCTCTCAGAGAGCAATCCCCCACAACCACTACTGGCACTGGCTGACCCCAGCCAGGTTCCATGAAAGTAAACCGCCTCCAAGCCTCAGTCCTGGGCTGGCTTCACAATGGGACTCCAGTCTGGGAGCAGATGGGGTTCAACAGAACCTATCTGAGTCCGGTTTTTCACCTAAGACCTGCCTGCCATGGGACACTCTAGTAGAACCATTTGCCGCATGCAGTATGACCACTATGATCACTTTGCCTCTTAACTTCCCATCGCCATCTTAAGGTGACAGAGCACAGAGGGGACTTTAatgttatttgtatttttggggGTGCGTCCAGCAtctgattttaaaatctttactgtttttcatttatccttttctactgttttgttgtgttgctTCAATGGCAGAACTATTTcccaaaacataattttagatgtttttttttcagaaattgaCAATTAAATATATTATCATTTCATTATATAGTACCTATTTGCTGGTGTTccgttttaaaaagaaaattcacttTCCTTCTGCACCCATGTTCCTTTTCAGACATGTCGTGATCCTGGTTTTTCCAATTTTCCCTTACCCAACACCTTACCCAAGAGCTCACTAGCTCTGCAGAAGGCTGAGGGTCAGACACTGTCACACTTATTTAAATCAGGTTTGCTGAAGCagagaaataagaaaaacacgAGCAGCAGTGGCTCCCAAGCATCTaagtgtatttctgttttaccaaTCCTTTGAATGAGCTGCCTATAATTAAAACAGAACTATTTCCCAAATTACAGATAATAATGTCAATAAATACGGTGGACTGAACAAAGGATTTGTTTAATCATTATTGATGagtaaacttttgttttgtgtaattttCATAATCTTCAGTAAAAGAGATGCTTGTAAAGTGCAAATGTATATTTATTATAGACTAAGTGAATTGATAACacacaaaagacataaaaccaCACAACAGAAAAATTACTTCACAAATGTATCAGGTCGCTTCACCGCGACCCAAATGTCACCCCCTGGCTCTACCAAATCAGATGGTCTTTGTGATATTTGGCGATCATTCCACCCCGCAAGGAGTGCTCAtacctttttttccacagttcaTCAATCATACTCCAGGCTAGATTATTTCTTGGTCAACAGCTCTTTGTTGAGCATAGCTACGGAAGCACTACTATCAGTGACCACGCACCGGTTTCCCTgtctctaaaaaacaaaacatcaccatCTTCATTAAGGAGCTGAAGGTTCAATACATCGTTACTCAGAGACCCTAACTTTATCGACTTTTTCGCTAAAGAATAGTCCTCATATTTACAAAACAATGACCACTCAGGAATTTCCTCATGCCTTTTATGGGAAGCCgggaaagcagtcatgagagggaaaatcggCTTCCcatggccggtgtttcgcccgcGGCCGGTTGTTTGGCGCttggcctggccccccgggggtcggcgATGCATCCACGGCAGGGGTTAAGGGGCTTCATTGGTTTTTTTGAATGTatttcttcatttcattttatttctttcattgttattattattattattattatcattattattatcgttattattattaatattattattatcattattattatcgttattattcctttatttatttattttaatctatttttggttcaacatttatttgttttctttttggggtggtgggggggtgctaGTCCCTTAGGGAAGTCAGGgcatgaatggtggggctggacctcTTGCCCCTTTTCCCcaggttgtgcccatccgccttcTCATCCCCGTTCCCATCCAAACAAACGTTCCATACAGGCACGTAGGGCTCCGGGAACTGGATGGGTGGGACATGCTGGCGGGTCTCACTGGGGGTGTCTTTCTCTGGGATCCCGTCGGCGCCCGCCCTCCATTCCACTTTTACTCGCATATTAGACaccctgattcatctagggccttgtggggatggtctggtggaggggggcacggtgaaacgtgctcatctttcactggtctgccccacaattttaacttccactttagacacacacactgcatgttagTACCACACACATAGCAAATACACAACAATCACAGAGGGACCCCAGACTGGGGGGGCTCCACTGCTTGGCAGCGATAGGGCCTTGcacactggagacctcctattttacctgcagacaGGTACACACAGTACACCCACACCACCATACATCGGTGGGGTCGGGGAGGGGCGTCTGCCGCTCATCTTCGCCGCTCATCTTCGTGTAAGAATTTCATCTTTGATGTAATAtctgtctttccagcagatctggtataattgttacacagCTTAAAATATTAACTCATTCAAatcggggcggccgtggtgcagcggtagggcggtcgtcccatgatcgtaaggttgcaggttcgattcccgccttgcacgcccatgagtcgaagtgtccttgggcaagacactgaaccccaccttgcctctggtggtaggcgggcgcctgtgtttggcagcggagcgaccaccagtgtgtgactgtgtgtgtgaatgtgtgtgtgactgggtgaatgggtctgtgactgtaaagcgctttgtccttgtaggaagaaaggcgctatataagtatacgccatacGCCAAATCagcgcttgtatcccccacatTCTCCACCACTCTTTtattctcttccacccccctcacattcttcccctctccctccccacccACACTAAAtgtacaaagaaataaaaaaataataaagtaacaaaaaggggtttatacaaatttacactctggtttttAGAAGTTATATAACCTATTTTTGTGATAGTAatacctgtccaacacaaaaggtcttcagctctaatctgtttgctcagttgctcgacagaacaagttaaaaaatatatatatgtatcagAAAAGTCCagccttttttcatgttttttttattgataaagtgaagcagcaacaaaaaaaaatagcactTCAGAATTAGAATGAAAAAACTCTTATTACAAAACAAGTAAACCACTGTTTAAAACAAGTAAGTACATTCCTGTCTGTGTACTTCCTGGAAACAAGTAGCCTTCAGAAACCTTAAACCAAACTATAATCTCAAATTGTCCACAAAGAAAAAGGGGGAGTAAAAGAAAATTTGTTAACTACCATTTCTTCCCAACACACAACTACCATCACACATTGGCATTGTTTCTtctcctaaataaaaataaataaattttaagaaaaagactTCACATGCTAGATTAAACACTTAGTGTGATCATAAAGATCAAGGCTCCACTGTCCTTTCACTCTAGTCGGTCAGAAGCCTTATTTTTCCAGTTAAGATATTGAGAGTTAAATTTGCTCCTATTTGAATCATATTTCTAGTTCCAATAGGAAATGGTCGTCCTTCCAATTGTGGCCTAGGGTTAAGATTTCAGTTCAAATTAATAAATGGTTAAGGAAGATGCCTTGGCTCTCCTTATTTTTTACACATTATAAATGCAGTACAGTGTGTGGTGAACAAACTTTGCAAGCACTAAATGCTTGGTGAAGACTGATCAAGAACCAAAGttaaaatactattttctttGGAAATGACCTGGTTACCATGGAAAAATGTCCTAAATGGAATTCCTAAATAAGGCACAATCAGAGTGGAAAACTCTACCACCTTATTATGCATTCAAGCTGTACAGAATTttcctttaataataataatgacattAAACTTGAAGTCTGCCTCTGCACAAACATGCAGCAACCTGGTAAACTCTAACATTCGTAAATATGTAACATattcttctttttccatttaaccatcttctataaaaaaaactaaactgatcTTGTAAGCATTCTAGTGGACAAATATAAACGTTTACTGTCTTTGCTTGAACCTAGGATATCCTGTAAAGTGCAAACTCCTTCAATTATGGGTCCTCTCATCTTCTGGCCTCTTTCTTTGGCTCTGGGACCTCTGCTTTTGCTTCTTGTTTGGGAGCCTCCTCTTTTTTAGGGGTTTCCTCTTTTTTGGGGGCCTCTTCTTGTTTAGGGGCCTCCTCTTGTTTAGGGGCCTCTTCTTTTTTGGGGGCCTCCTCTTGTTTAGGGGCCTCTTGCTTGGGGGCTTCTTTATTAGGGCACATatttcttaaaagaaaagattatCAGTAGAGAACACAGTGAGTACAAATATTATTAACTCTTTCATTGCAGAGAGGAGGTAACTATACCTCGCTGCCTCTGGCGCTTCTTTCAAAAAGTTGCAAACAGCGCTTGGTCCTGCAAGCTGCTGCTGCAATGCAGCAATTTCTGACTTCCAGACCCCCGTTTCTTTCTCGGCTTCATCTGCGAGATTTGTGACAAGAGCATCTTTAAGTGAAAAGAACAACTGCACACTGTGGATTAAACAATTCATCAATGTGAGACGGAGTAtttggaagagaaaaaaaaaaaacaaacgagttggaagaaaataatttttggtTTCAGCAGGTTtggatatatatatctatatatctataaattacattttatgacCTTACCTTTAAGCTTATTCATATCAGTTTCTGTTACTGCCAGCTGATCTTGAGAAGATTTCTGCAAATAGAAGATATCACAGTTTGCATGGAGTGTTTGGTTcagtaaacaaactaacaaaaaatgaCAGTTGATCAAACCAAACTTCAACAAAAACCAAAGATGCacctgttaaataaataaaaaatgtttggtttgacACAGTTAAATCATGGCTGAGGACCAGCCACCTTTCACCAGTTTAACACAAATAAGACGAGCTGGAATTTCCAGTATGTGCAGAGAACAGTGACACCTGTCAGAAAACATGTCTGGTTTGTTTTGTTGAGCCTGAATTATTCCCCATGGGCCCACCTGATTGCCCTGGCACTCATTGGCGGATCCCTTTGTGGAGTCCAGTTTGGTCTGGAGGATGACCACCTGTTCCTCCAGGGTCTTCTGCTCGCCCTCGATCTTCTCCTTCGTGTGCTGCTTTTCCGCCATCTCATTCTGGTAATCCGTCAGCACGTCGTTGGTTACCTTCAACTTGATGTCCTGAAACCTGACACGCTTGTCGTCCTTCTCGTGGTCTTTCCTCCGCATTCTCATCACCCCCACCAAAGCAACCGACACCATGAGGGTCATGGGAATCACAAACTGCACCTTCATGGCGTGCAGGAAGAACTTGGAAGATGGTTCCGAAACGGTTAGCGACGCTGGAGTTGTGTTAGCTGAAGGTCTACCTGTTGCAGCGGCGGTTTCCTATGTTTCCATGCGGGTGTCAGCGAGCTCCTCCCTGTTAGCAAACGAAAGTCATTGGAGCTCGGACAGCAGGTGATTCACCTGCACTTGTAGCTGGCTGGCCCTGTGCTGGGGCACGGCTTACCGATTTGAAACGCCCTCTTCCTTCTCAGAGGCCGACATGACACCTGTTAtactttcacacatttctgacttTCAGTCTAGTTttataaaagtaataaattcTGAGTTTATCTGAAATATTGATATTAATAAGTGAAAATAACCTAAATATCTGCTAGCTTATCTGCTAAATTAGCCCAAACAGTTTTGcaattcaaaactttatttaaaactttatttaaaacaaacagaaggttCGCTACAaggatttaa encodes the following:
- the LOC101172681 gene encoding FK506-binding protein 4, yielding MKVQFVIPMTLMVSVALVGVMRMRRKDHEKDDKRVRFQDIKLKVTNDVLTDYQNEMAEKQHTKEKIEGEQKTLEEQVVILQTKLDSTKGSANECQGNQKSSQDQLAVTETDMNKLKDEAEKETGVWKSEIAALQQQLAGPSAVCNFLKEAPEAARNMCPNKEAPKQEAPKQEEAPKKEEAPKQEEAPKQEEAPKKEETPKKEEAPKQEAKAEVPEPKKEARR